One stretch of Armigeres subalbatus isolate Guangzhou_Male chromosome 2, GZ_Asu_2, whole genome shotgun sequence DNA includes these proteins:
- the LOC134212603 gene encoding nuclear distribution protein nudE homolog has product MDQENLFTSVEEECLYWKERCLKISQERNDVQREFDDFTEESRQLEAELEMTVEQQEKKIRDLNQLMGQLRVECESYKRKATNSENESNKIDADYKHLFKENERFKVYIRELEQKNDDLERANRVASESVAEFESMLNQAYEKNALLELEVDEKERMQIKLQRLMDEARDLKQELKVRHVPKSDEDGEVSDTHTGVISEDKIQEVTTEPKADLPNSNTTANISLCSNKLENINNNINVKKTDSNIVALTNSTSKLDLESTLGSIDNGSNQIEDSSLQQKMIIERNGNINSSSALVSSVLNAPMAPSDRVSTLSIVADLLRRLDNMEAKLKAWKIRKPSSRTNLASSGSHRHSHNQLNNHSLQHSHHHLAIPPAASGGDGLSASGLPADSTVSLNSLGSGDSCCNVQLHSYQPGMATIGTQTSSQQMLLQAKTELRTNK; this is encoded by the coding sequence ATGGACCAGGAAAACCTTTTTACTAGCGTCGAGGAGGAATGTTTGTACTGGAAAGAGCGTTGTTTGAAAATAAGTCAGGAGCGGAACGATGTTCAGAGGGAATTCGATGATTTTACGGAGGAGTCACGGCAACTGGAAGCGGAACTGGAAATGACTGTTGAGCAACAGGAAAAGAAGATCCGTGATCTCAATCAGCTGATGGGTCAGCTTCGGGTTGAGTGTGAATCATATAAACGAAAAGCGACCAACAGTGAGAACGAATCGAACAAAATCGATGCGGACTACAAACATTTGTTCAAGGAAAATGAGAGATTTAAGGTTTATATCCGTGAACTAGAGCAAAAGAATGATGATCTAGAGCGTGCCAACCGTGTGGCGAGTGAAAGTGTTGCAGAATTCGAATCGATGCTGAATCAGGCTTATGAGAAGAATGCTCTCTTGGAACTCGAGGTGGACGAAAAAGAACGCATGCAAATAAAGTTGCAGAGACTTATGGACGAGGCTCGAGATTTAAAACAAGAGCTTAAAGTAAGACACGTACCTAAGAGTGACGAAGATGGTGAAGTTAGTGACACTCACACTGGTGTCATATCGGAAGATAAAATACAAGAGGTGACCACCGAACCTAAAGCCGATTTACCCAATTCCAATACCACCGCAAATATTAGCCTCTGTAGCAATAAGCTGGAAAATATAAATAACAATATCAACGTCAAGAAGACAGACTCAAACATTGTAGCCCTAACGAATTCGACTAGCAAACTCGACTTGGAATCTACACTTGGATCCATAGACAATGGAAGCAATCAAATTGAAGATAGTTCACTGCAACAAAAAATGATCATAGAGCGAAATGGTAACATCAACAGTAGTTCTGCTTTGGTTTCCAGTGTACTGAACGCCCCAATGGCTCCAAGCGACCGTGTTTCTACTCTAAGTATTGTGGCAGACCTACTTCGACGGTTGGATAACATGGAAGCTAAGCTAAAGGCTTGGAAAATACGCAAACCATCCTCTCGGACGAATCTGGCTTCGAGTGGAAGCCACCGGCACAGCCACAATCAGTTGAATAATCACAGCTTGCAACATTCCCACCATCATCTCGCTATACCGCCAGCTGCAAGTGGTGGAGATGGCTTAAGTGCATCTGGCCTTCCTGCCGACAGCACTGTCTCATTGAATTCCCTTGGCAGTGGCGACAGCTGTTGCAACGTTCAGCTGCACTCTTACCAGCCCGGTATGGCCACCATCGGGACGCAAACCTCCTCTCAACAGATGTTACTTCAGGCGAAAACCGAGTTACGAACTAACAAATAA